In Flavobacterium sp. GSB-24, the genomic window CTACTCATAACTTCGGTTTAGGACTGCTTGCAGGATTAGGTATGACTGCAGCTTTACTATTAGTGAGTAAAAAGCTGTAAAAATCGAGCTTGTATGTTTTCGCCAAAAAAATATTATTATAAATAACTTTCTATTTTACCAGACGAATTCCTGAAAATTGCCATTGGTGTTTTGGATGGAAAAAATTACGATATGACGAACGACTGTGACCTTGTGGAGTAGCGATTGAAGCTCCTCTTAAAACCATCTGATTGACCATAAATTTACCGTTATACTCACCAATCGCACCTGCTTCTTTCTTATACCTAGGATAAGGAAGATAGGCGCTTCCCGTCCATTCCCATCTTTCACCCCAATTAAAATGATTAGACGCTGCTTCCCATTCTTCTTCTGTAGGCAGTCTCATACCCTTCCATGCTGCAAACGCCGAAGCTTCATAAAAATTCACATGGCAGACTAGATCAAGTGGATCAATATCCTGCAATCCGCCCAGCGTATAGTGCTGCCATTTACCATCAATAGAATGCCAATAAAGTGGTGCTTTTGCCTTTTGCTGTGTAACCCAGTCCCAGCCTTCGGAATGCCAGTATTTAAAATTCTCATAACCACCCTCTTCCATAAATTGCAAATATTCTGCATTTGTTACAAGAGTTGAAGAGATTTCAAAAGCTTCTAAATACTTTTTATGTCTTCCAGACTCGTTATCAAAACTAAAACCTGTCCCGTTAAATCCTATTTCATAAATGTCCTCTGGCATCGCAATAAATGGAGATTCTTCTCTTTTTACAATAACTTCTTCCATTTCTTTATAGACAGGAAAAAGTGGATTGTGCCCTAAAATATATTTAATGTCGGTTAATAGAAGTTCTTGATGCTGCTGTTCGTGGTTCAAACCTAATTCTAAAACAGCGTAAAGCTCGTCTGAAAGATCATTATGGTGATTTAAATAAGCTTCCATCTGTTCATCGACATAGGCTCGGTATGCATATATATCGGCAACCGACGGACGGCTTAGATTACCACGGTCTGTACGCACTACTCTGGCTCCTACAGTTTCATAATAGCTGTTAAAAACAAAGTTGTACTGTGGATTGAATTCTTTATATCCTTGAAAATTCGGAATAAGAATAAAAGTCTCAAAAAACCAAGTTGTATGTCCTAAATGCCATTTGGGCGGACTCACATCTGCAATAGGCTGTACTACATAATCCTCTATTTCAAGTGGACGGCATATTGTCTCAGAATGTCTGCGTATTTTTTTGTACTGCGATAATATTAATAGCGCATCATTTTTTTGTGCTGTCTGTTCCATAATTATTGTTTTTAAACGGCTTTCCAAAACGCATCGACAAACCACTCCTTGCTATCCTTAATGCTATAAACCTGTGTAAATCCCGACTGTGCGGCCATTTTCTCGGTATCTTCAGTAGAGAATTTCTGTGAAACCTCCATATAAACTGCCTCATTTTCGGCAAAATGAAATACAGCGTCATCAATAGAAACCTTCTGATCTTCAAGACTAATTAGATAACTTCTGCACGCGCCGCTAAGAGGATCATAAGTTTCATAATGCTCAAATTTATCCACCTTAAAATCAGCTTTCAGCTCTTTATTAATACGCTCAAGCAGATTAAGGTTAAAGGAAGCTGTTACTCCTTTTGCATCATTGTATGCATTAAGAATTGTATTAGGTTCTTTTTTTAAGTCAAAGCCAATCATAACTATATCTCCTTTATTGAGATTCTTTCTCAGTTCAAAACAAAATCGATAGGCTTCTTCTAACTCCATATTCCCTATATTACTTCCTAAAAACAATATCACTTTTCTACGAGAGGAAAGTTGTGCAGCTTTGTGCAACATGTCAAAATATTCTCCTTCAAGACATAAAATATCTAGGCCTGGTATATTTTTCTTTAATTTTTCATCTAAAACCGAAAGTATATTTCCTGATATATCAATTGGCATGTATCTAAAATCTGTAAGTTCATTTTTTAGATATCGCAGCAAATGCATTGATTTTGATGCATCGCCGGCCCCCAATTCAATTAAATCAAATGGCGTTTGATCTGCATTAATACCAGCCGCTATTTCAGCAGTTTTATTTTCAAAAATATCCATTTCACAGCGAGTCAAATAATATTCAGGTAAGTTCATAATTTCCTGAAAAAGTGTGTCGCCACGTTGATCATAAAAATATTTTGACTGGAGATGTTTTGGATGCTGCCGTAAACCAGCAATTACATCCTGAAGAAAATTATTTTTATTTTGTTCTTCTGTTTCTATATTTTCTTTTATAGCTGTTTCAAATAATTTCATATGTATCGCATTTTTTTGACAGAAAATAATTCCCCATTTAATTAGAGATATTATAACTGTAACTTTTTCTTACTTAAAGGTACGTTTTATTCATGTCTGATAAGTTCTTTATTAAACAGAATCTTAACTTAAAAAAACTGCAGCAACCATCATTAGTAGCTGTGACAGACATTATATTTTACTCATCCTTAAAAATTCAATTACAATTATTTTATACCACTTAATACTTGATCCAAAAATTCTCCGTAATTTTTACTTTCTTTAATGATAAATGAAAAACCTAGAATGACTAAATTATCTTTCACAACTCCTATTAAACTGCCATTTTCTTATTTTCTAAACCAAGATGTTATTTTCCTTGCGAAAGATCTTTTGGGAAAAGTACTTTTTACTCAAATCGATGGAAAAATAACTGCTGGAATAATTGTTGAAACAGAAGCCTATTTTGGTGTACATGATAAAGCTTCTCACGCATATGGCGGACGAAGAACTGATAGAACAGAAACACTTTACAGCC contains:
- the egtD gene encoding L-histidine N(alpha)-methyltransferase, whose translation is MKLFETAIKENIETEEQNKNNFLQDVIAGLRQHPKHLQSKYFYDQRGDTLFQEIMNLPEYYLTRCEMDIFENKTAEIAAGINADQTPFDLIELGAGDASKSMHLLRYLKNELTDFRYMPIDISGNILSVLDEKLKKNIPGLDILCLEGEYFDMLHKAAQLSSRRKVILFLGSNIGNMELEEAYRFCFELRKNLNKGDIVMIGFDLKKEPNTILNAYNDAKGVTASFNLNLLERINKELKADFKVDKFEHYETYDPLSGACRSYLISLEDQKVSIDDAVFHFAENEAVYMEVSQKFSTEDTEKMAAQSGFTQVYSIKDSKEWFVDAFWKAV
- the egtB gene encoding ergothioneine biosynthesis protein EgtB — translated: MEQTAQKNDALLILSQYKKIRRHSETICRPLEIEDYVVQPIADVSPPKWHLGHTTWFFETFILIPNFQGYKEFNPQYNFVFNSYYETVGARVVRTDRGNLSRPSVADIYAYRAYVDEQMEAYLNHHNDLSDELYAVLELGLNHEQQHQELLLTDIKYILGHNPLFPVYKEMEEVIVKREESPFIAMPEDIYEIGFNGTGFSFDNESGRHKKYLEAFEISSTLVTNAEYLQFMEEGGYENFKYWHSEGWDWVTQQKAKAPLYWHSIDGKWQHYTLGGLQDIDPLDLVCHVNFYEASAFAAWKGMRLPTEEEWEAASNHFNWGERWEWTGSAYLPYPRYKKEAGAIGEYNGKFMVNQMVLRGASIATPQGHSRSSYRNFFHPKHQWQFSGIRLVK